cgaggaggaaggaggaggagaaggaggaggagggcgagggggAGAAAGAAGAATAGtgcaaggaggaaagaggaggaggatgaggaggaggaggagggcgaggtggaaggacgacgtggaggaggagggcaaataggaaggaaggagaagggcgaggaggaaggaggaggagggcgaggaggaaggaggaggaagagggtaattaggaggaggaaggcgatgagaaggaggagggcgaggaggaaggatgaggaacAGGGCAAGCAGGAAGGATGAGGaacagagcaaggaggaaggaggagcagtgcaaggaggaaggaggaggggcagggcaaggaggaaggaggaaggccagggcaaggaggaaagagAAGAAGCAGGGCATGAAGGAAGTGGGAGGAGCAGGATAACGAACAAGGaaaaggagcagggcaaggaggaggaggaggagggcaaggaggaggaggagggcaaggatgaaggaaGGTGTAGGAAaatgagcaggaggaggaggaggaggagaacggaaggaggaggaggacgacgacgaggaggaaggaaggagtaggaggagggtaaggaTGAAGGAAGGAgtaggaaaaggaggaggaggagggtgataaggaaagaaggaggaagaggaaaagagcgagaaggaagaaaggaaggaggaggaggaggaaagaggaggaggaggaaagaggaggaggaggaaagaggagaaggaggaaagaggaggaggaggaaagaggaggaggaggacaacgacaacgaggaggaaggaaggaggaggaggaggagggcgaggaggaacgaaggaggagggcaaatgggaaggaaggaggaggaggaggagagcgataaGGAAGTAAGGAGGAAGAGGaaatgggcgaggaggaaggaaggagggcgaggaagaggagggcgaggaggaaagaaggaggaggaggaaggaaggaggaggaggaggaggaggaggaggaggaggaggaggaggaggagaagggcgagggggaaggaaggatgagaaggaggaggagggccaggaagaaggaggagggccaggaagaaggaggaggaagagggcgagaagAAAGAAGGAGgaccaggaggaaggaggatgacccggtcaaggaggaaggaggatgagaacGGCTAGGAGGAAAGAGGATGAGAacggctaggaggaaggaggaggagcagaccgaggaggaaggaggatgagccgGTCAAGAAGGAAAGAGGAGcacggcgaggaggaaggaggagaagcagggcgaggaggaatgaggaggagggcgaTCAGGAAGAAGGAGGTGAAGGCGGA
The sequence above is drawn from the Procambarus clarkii isolate CNS0578487 unplaced genomic scaffold, FALCON_Pclarkii_2.0 HiC_scaffold_753, whole genome shotgun sequence genome and encodes:
- the LOC138361787 gene encoding octapeptide-repeat protein T2-like, translated to MRNRASRKDEEQSKEEGGAVQGGRRRGRARRKEEGQGKEEREEAGHEGSGRSRITNKEKEQGKEEEEEGKEEEEGKDEGRCRKMSRRRRRRRTEGGGGRRRGGRKE